A part of Gambusia affinis linkage group LG19, SWU_Gaff_1.0, whole genome shotgun sequence genomic DNA contains:
- the LOC122822424 gene encoding somatostatin receptor type 5-like isoform X1, which translates to MDISSSSFNMTNYNETIMSENTSSTNGSDTTPPMPFSEVTAVIYTTVFIVGFLGNALVIFVVSRYTKMKTVTNMYILNLAVADELYILGIPLIGTNSALSYWPFGNFLCKASMTADGMSQFASTFCLTLMSIDRFLAVVYPIRSTRWRKPRVAKILNGLVWVISFLMALPLTIFSGVQDKFNTCNISWPEPSEMWSLAFILYTSVMGFFGPLIVITLCYLIIVIKVKAVGLRAGLTKRRKSERKVTRMVVIIVLVFVLCWLPFFTVNIVNLFYVIPESKFTAELYFSMVILTYVNSCANPVLYGFLSDKFKQSFKEVLCFYKQGTAATTDLVESRQNGNKSIQMEVVKSPDVEPLTAKPATDCQ; encoded by the exons ATGGacatcagcagctcctccttcaACATGACCAACTACAATGAGACAATAATGTCTGAGAATACCAGCAGCACCAATGGTTCAGACACAACCCCACCAATGCCCTTCAGTGAGGTTACTGCAGTAATCTACACTACTGTCTTCATAGTGGGATTCTTGGGTAATGCATTAGTTATCTTTGTAGTTTCCCGCTACACCAAAATGAAGACAGTGACCAACATGTACATTCTGAATTTAGCCGTGGCAGATGAACTCTACATCTTGGGGATCCCTTTAATAGGGACCAACAGTGCGCTATCCTACTGGCCTTTTGGTAATTTCCTCTGCAAGGCATCCATGACTGCTGATGGCATGAGCCAGTTCGCCTCCACCTTCTGTCTGACGCTGATGAGCATTGACCGCTTCCTCGCTGTGGTTTATCCTATTCGCAGTACCAGATGGCGAAAGCCCCGAGTAGCCAAGATTTTAAATGGCCTGGTGTGGGTTATTTCATTCCTGATGGCGCTGCCGCTCACCATATTCTCGGGTGTGCAGGATAAGTTCAACACATGCAACATAAGCTGGCCTGAGCCTTCAGAGATGTGGTCACTTGCTTTTATCCTCTACACATCCGTCATGGGCTTCTTCGGCCCTCTGATTGTCATCACCCTCTGCTATCTAATTATTGTAATCAAG GTGAAAGCCGTAGGCCTACGCGCAGGACTGACAAAGCGGCGCAAGTCAGAGCGCAAGGTGACTCGCATGGTGGTGATCATCGTGCTGGTCTTTGTGCTTTGTTGGCTTCCCTTTTTTACCGTCAACATTGTCAACCTGTTTTATGTCATACCCGAGAGCAAATTCACTGCTGAACTCTACTTTTCCATGGTCATCCTCACCTACGTCAACTCCTGCGCCAACCCAGTCCTCTACGGTTTCCTCTCGGACAAATTCAAGCAGAGCTTTAAAGAAGTGCTTTGCTTCTACAAGCAAGGGACTGCTGCAACTACAGACCTAGTGGAGAGCAGGCAGAATGGcaataag TCCATCCAGATGGAGGTTGTGAAGAGTCCTGATGTTGAGCCTTTAACTGCAAAACCTGCAACGGACTGCCagtaa
- the LOC122822424 gene encoding somatostatin receptor type 5-like isoform X2 — protein MDISSSSFNMTNYNETIMSENTSSTNGSDTTPPMPFSEVTAVIYTTVFIVGFLAVADELYILGIPLIGTNSALSYWPFGNFLCKASMTADGMSQFASTFCLTLMSIDRFLAVVYPIRSTRWRKPRVAKILNGLVWVISFLMALPLTIFSGVQDKFNTCNISWPEPSEMWSLAFILYTSVMGFFGPLIVITLCYLIIVIKVKAVGLRAGLTKRRKSERKVTRMVVIIVLVFVLCWLPFFTVNIVNLFYVIPESKFTAELYFSMVILTYVNSCANPVLYGFLSDKFKQSFKEVLCFYKQGTAATTDLVESRQNGNKSIQMEVVKSPDVEPLTAKPATDCQ, from the exons ATGGacatcagcagctcctccttcaACATGACCAACTACAATGAGACAATAATGTCTGAGAATACCAGCAGCACCAATGGTTCAGACACAACCCCACCAATGCCCTTCAGTGAGGTTACTGCAGTAATCTACACTACTGTCTTCATAGTGGGATTCTTGG CCGTGGCAGATGAACTCTACATCTTGGGGATCCCTTTAATAGGGACCAACAGTGCGCTATCCTACTGGCCTTTTGGTAATTTCCTCTGCAAGGCATCCATGACTGCTGATGGCATGAGCCAGTTCGCCTCCACCTTCTGTCTGACGCTGATGAGCATTGACCGCTTCCTCGCTGTGGTTTATCCTATTCGCAGTACCAGATGGCGAAAGCCCCGAGTAGCCAAGATTTTAAATGGCCTGGTGTGGGTTATTTCATTCCTGATGGCGCTGCCGCTCACCATATTCTCGGGTGTGCAGGATAAGTTCAACACATGCAACATAAGCTGGCCTGAGCCTTCAGAGATGTGGTCACTTGCTTTTATCCTCTACACATCCGTCATGGGCTTCTTCGGCCCTCTGATTGTCATCACCCTCTGCTATCTAATTATTGTAATCAAG GTGAAAGCCGTAGGCCTACGCGCAGGACTGACAAAGCGGCGCAAGTCAGAGCGCAAGGTGACTCGCATGGTGGTGATCATCGTGCTGGTCTTTGTGCTTTGTTGGCTTCCCTTTTTTACCGTCAACATTGTCAACCTGTTTTATGTCATACCCGAGAGCAAATTCACTGCTGAACTCTACTTTTCCATGGTCATCCTCACCTACGTCAACTCCTGCGCCAACCCAGTCCTCTACGGTTTCCTCTCGGACAAATTCAAGCAGAGCTTTAAAGAAGTGCTTTGCTTCTACAAGCAAGGGACTGCTGCAACTACAGACCTAGTGGAGAGCAGGCAGAATGGcaataag TCCATCCAGATGGAGGTTGTGAAGAGTCCTGATGTTGAGCCTTTAACTGCAAAACCTGCAACGGACTGCCagtaa